One part of the Lachnospiraceae bacterium JLR.KK002 genome encodes these proteins:
- a CDS encoding AAA family ATPase translates to MRFERIVLHNFMRYKGENRIEFSCEKERNVTVVLGDNTVGKTTIAQAFRWCLYGAVLTERGKGQEEYQLLNNDVLALMDADSRASVRVELVASDEEKRYIIRREVVYTRSYPRLAAKEFQKKLTMYIADIGSSQPLTEVEERKVDELIHELFPGNLSHYFLFDGERWNDITVNGVRENIRDSVHILTGLSAYQAAMRHLKDMGSYSVIHKFKKKITGSGNLYDNLEAECRSCQRKTEACKKDLETIEINIINSSKKYQEVQEYLETNRNTENLQNQYRNLGIVKRSQKESWLSERKMMVREFSDKSFMLFAEPLIEASAELVKSVAGERRDVPHMRQATIDYIMKSGRCICGTCLKPGTPEWDCLLEQKNYLPPADIGSLLGEFERTAAKWKNRVKNLPEELHAMAEQTDGCIKNYEETCNEYIMLEQRMDAHIDFAEQRKRLRRYQADIQELNNRKGQIQGQIQSFQRQQERLEEEMKGLEARNEENQRWRERVELAEALYKKLSHDFSLEEKKIFQELNEQIQHNFQRMFNAKEKKPELTNQYDIQMYYKTDVGYREEKNLSEGEKIARNFAFIVTVMDYSKRRKAEKNPDNPQSNDTLPIVLDGPFSKLGDENIRLIAKVLPEVSEQVIIFMLKKDWKYTGLDDYVGKAYYIDKEADQSCAAIREMEEL, encoded by the coding sequence ATGCGGTTTGAGCGTATTGTCCTGCATAATTTTATGCGTTATAAGGGCGAAAACAGGATAGAATTCAGTTGTGAAAAAGAGAGAAATGTAACGGTTGTTCTGGGGGATAATACCGTTGGGAAAACCACAATTGCCCAGGCATTCCGCTGGTGCCTGTACGGAGCTGTGCTGACGGAACGGGGGAAGGGTCAGGAAGAATATCAGCTTCTGAACAATGACGTGCTGGCTTTGATGGATGCAGACAGCAGAGCCAGCGTCCGGGTGGAACTGGTGGCTTCGGACGAAGAAAAGCGTTATATCATTCGGAGAGAGGTTGTATATACCCGTTCGTATCCCCGGCTGGCGGCAAAAGAATTTCAGAAGAAGCTGACCATGTATATTGCAGATATTGGAAGCAGCCAGCCATTGACTGAGGTGGAAGAACGGAAGGTGGATGAACTTATCCACGAGCTGTTTCCCGGAAATCTGTCCCACTATTTTCTGTTTGACGGGGAACGGTGGAACGATATTACCGTAAACGGAGTCCGGGAAAATATCAGAGATTCCGTACATATTCTCACAGGCCTGTCTGCATACCAGGCGGCTATGAGACATCTGAAAGATATGGGCTCTTATTCTGTCATTCATAAATTTAAAAAGAAAATAACAGGTTCCGGGAATCTCTATGACAATCTGGAAGCAGAGTGCAGAAGCTGTCAGCGGAAAACAGAAGCCTGTAAAAAAGATCTGGAAACGATTGAAATCAACATCATAAACAGCAGCAAAAAATATCAGGAAGTGCAGGAATATCTGGAGACAAACCGGAATACGGAAAACCTGCAGAACCAGTATCGGAATCTGGGGATTGTAAAGAGAAGCCAGAAAGAAAGCTGGCTCAGCGAGCGGAAAATGATGGTCAGGGAATTCAGCGATAAATCCTTTATGCTTTTTGCAGAACCTCTGATAGAAGCGTCAGCGGAACTGGTAAAATCTGTGGCCGGGGAGCGGCGGGATGTTCCCCATATGCGGCAGGCAACCATAGATTATATTATGAAAAGCGGCAGATGCATCTGCGGAACCTGCCTGAAGCCGGGAACGCCGGAATGGGACTGTCTGCTGGAACAGAAAAATTATCTTCCTCCGGCAGATATCGGCTCTCTGCTGGGAGAATTTGAACGCACTGCCGCAAAATGGAAAAACCGGGTGAAAAACCTGCCGGAAGAGCTTCACGCAATGGCAGAACAGACAGACGGATGTATCAAAAACTATGAAGAAACCTGTAACGAATATATTATGCTGGAACAGAGGATGGACGCTCATATAGATTTCGCGGAACAGAGAAAGCGGCTCCGAAGGTATCAGGCGGACATACAGGAGCTGAATAACCGGAAAGGCCAGATACAGGGGCAAATCCAGTCCTTTCAACGCCAGCAGGAACGTCTGGAAGAAGAAATGAAAGGGCTGGAAGCCAGGAATGAGGAAAATCAGCGCTGGCGGGAACGGGTGGAGCTGGCGGAAGCGTTGTATAAAAAGCTGTCCCATGATTTTTCCCTGGAAGAAAAAAAGATATTTCAGGAACTGAATGAGCAGATACAGCATAATTTTCAGCGTATGTTCAATGCAAAAGAGAAAAAACCGGAGCTGACAAACCAGTACGATATACAGATGTATTATAAGACAGATGTAGGGTACAGAGAAGAAAAGAATCTGTCCGAGGGTGAAAAAATTGCCAGAAATTTTGCATTTATTGTAACGGTTATGGATTACAGCAAAAGGAGAAAGGCAGAAAAAAATCCCGATAACCCGCAGAGCAATGATACCCTTCCCATTGTGCTGGACGGGCCCTTTTCCAAACTGGGAGATGAAAATATCCGTTTAATTGCAAAGGTACTTCCGGAAGTGTCCGAGCAGGTGATTATCTTTATGCTGAAAAAAGACTGGAAATATACGGGACTGGATGATTATGTGGGAAAAGCCTACTACATTGACAAGGAAGCGGATCAGTCCTGCGCAGCTATCCGGGAAATGGAGGAATTATAA
- a CDS encoding DUF262 domain-containing HNH endonuclease family protein yields MRAEAKSVKEIFGGGPQKLVVPFFQRRYVWKEENWKELLESIEGNREVQVFLGSIIIKWGKSREPSEAAIVDGQQRLTTISLLTKAIYDEFDDEMRQNVRDTIQNVLFYKRNTTDSLKDSEIKISHSRVDRGSYEAIIRQGVFEGNRPEMEAKKEGSPQIRQCYHYYRRVLHKKDQQELKDIFDIMYNDNNKMLVRIELMEHDVNEQSIFDTINRAGTRLSTADIIKNNLFQGFMESCGTDSRKQQEVSEIYNEKWDRIFYSEDGENEWDFRRRFGNVDRNNLEFLLYCVACIKWEKGEKGDSREFFGNLDNVYTRETASYDFSDYGMLINEIYEYAELFSNYITGLNLVMNDKEKVESAYFSWQEDVRRLLLVLEEFGIQMFYPFILKMLKEAGGNLQDETLRKQCRILESFVIRRRIMGTSVSDYASKCSLILNQGAGKLCSAAGEKEISISDGEVRRQLTKMKNDTAKMLLFLTELSRRNKNSDEIALTYTYTLEHIMPQKWQENWHVPKEQAENRQNHINDLGNLTLLRNSLNSSVRNMDFKTKIEGIPKSGRQRVREGYKGNVSLKITEEIIEQYEAGRTEWNEARIDERREQLAEEILKLWPLYVEKTE; encoded by the coding sequence ATGAGAGCAGAGGCAAAGTCAGTAAAAGAAATCTTTGGCGGAGGGCCTCAGAAGCTGGTTGTGCCCTTTTTCCAGAGAAGGTATGTCTGGAAAGAAGAGAACTGGAAAGAACTGCTGGAATCCATCGAAGGGAACCGGGAAGTCCAGGTGTTTCTGGGTTCCATTATTATCAAATGGGGAAAGAGCCGGGAACCGTCGGAGGCGGCTATTGTGGACGGGCAGCAGAGACTCACCACAATTTCATTGCTGACCAAAGCAATTTATGATGAATTTGACGATGAAATGCGCCAGAATGTGAGGGATACCATACAGAATGTTCTGTTTTACAAAAGGAATACCACGGATTCCCTGAAAGACAGCGAAATTAAGATTTCTCATTCCAGAGTGGACAGGGGCAGCTATGAAGCTATTATAAGGCAGGGCGTGTTTGAGGGGAACAGGCCGGAAATGGAAGCAAAAAAAGAGGGCTCTCCTCAAATCAGACAGTGCTATCATTATTACCGCAGGGTGCTCCATAAAAAAGACCAGCAGGAACTGAAAGATATTTTTGATATTATGTACAATGACAATAACAAAATGCTGGTCAGAATTGAGCTTATGGAGCATGACGTGAACGAGCAGTCTATTTTTGATACCATCAACCGGGCGGGAACCCGTCTGAGCACTGCGGATATTATTAAAAACAATCTGTTTCAGGGATTTATGGAGAGCTGCGGAACTGACAGCAGAAAACAGCAGGAAGTAAGCGAAATTTATAATGAAAAATGGGACAGAATCTTTTATTCCGAGGACGGGGAAAACGAATGGGATTTCAGGCGGCGTTTTGGAAATGTGGACAGAAATAATCTGGAATTTCTGCTGTACTGTGTGGCCTGTATAAAATGGGAAAAAGGAGAGAAAGGGGACAGCCGGGAGTTTTTCGGAAATCTGGATAATGTTTATACCAGAGAAACCGCGTCTTATGATTTTTCCGATTACGGTATGCTGATAAATGAAATCTATGAGTATGCAGAGCTGTTCAGTAACTATATTACAGGTTTGAATCTGGTGATGAATGACAAGGAAAAAGTGGAAAGCGCGTACTTTTCATGGCAGGAGGACGTGAGGCGTCTTTTGCTGGTTCTGGAAGAATTCGGCATACAGATGTTCTATCCTTTTATTCTGAAAATGTTAAAAGAGGCCGGAGGAAATCTGCAGGATGAAACATTAAGAAAACAGTGCCGGATACTGGAGTCTTTTGTTATCCGGAGAAGGATTATGGGAACCAGCGTTTCGGATTATGCGTCAAAATGCAGTCTGATTTTGAATCAGGGAGCCGGAAAGTTATGTTCCGCTGCGGGAGAAAAGGAAATCAGCATCAGTGACGGAGAAGTCAGAAGGCAGCTTACGAAAATGAAAAATGATACGGCCAAAATGCTTTTATTTCTGACAGAACTTTCCCGCAGAAATAAGAATTCCGACGAGATAGCCCTGACTTACACTTATACGCTGGAGCATATTATGCCCCAGAAATGGCAGGAAAACTGGCACGTGCCAAAGGAACAGGCAGAGAACCGTCAGAATCATATCAACGATTTGGGCAATCTGACTCTTTTGAGAAATTCTCTGAACAGTTCCGTGCGCAATATGGATTTTAAGACGAAGATAGAGGGCATTCCAAAATCGGGGCGGCAGAGAGTCAGAGAAGGATATAAAGGCAATGTATCTCTGAAAATTACGGAAGAAATTATTGAGCAGTATGAAGCCGGCAGAACTGAGTGGAACGAAGCCAGGATTGATGAGAGGAGAGAACAGCTTGCGGAAGAAATACTGAAGCTGTGGCCTTTGTATGTGGAAAAAACGGAATGA
- a CDS encoding aminotransferase class V-fold PLP-dependent enzyme, with product MRELIYLDNASTTFPKPESVYRAMEEAGRHLAVNAGRGSYRLAREAFRLTEDTREEILRLVQGNYGAETVFTPSATIACNQVLGGLNWKPEDVVYVTPFEHNAVIRVLYHLQKQYGFETEELAVDRDSLEPNMEKIRYQFLRKPPAALIMNHVSNVTGAIIPWQHIAELAEEYQPVVVVDGSQALGLVPVCLKHTNADFYIFAGHKTLYGPLGIGGYVSNRRKKLKQILFGGTGSDSLNPEVSPEDVRGYEPGSMNITAIAGLKAAVEEAVCPNPGERLREEQRLRDYLLENLSRIPEIILYPPVHSESAGILSLNIEGYQAEEVGILLDREYGIAVRTGYHCAPLIHKYLRDKEYGGTVRVSLGRFTGEKELDLFVEALEEIAAG from the coding sequence ATGAGAGAGTTAATTTATCTTGACAATGCATCCACCACGTTCCCAAAACCGGAGTCTGTATACCGGGCCATGGAAGAAGCCGGAAGGCATCTTGCAGTCAATGCCGGACGGGGTTCTTACCGGCTGGCGCGGGAAGCCTTTCGGCTGACAGAGGACACCAGGGAGGAAATCCTTCGTCTGGTTCAGGGAAATTACGGGGCGGAGACGGTGTTTACGCCTTCTGCCACCATTGCCTGCAATCAGGTACTGGGCGGCCTGAACTGGAAGCCGGAGGATGTGGTTTATGTAACGCCCTTTGAACACAACGCTGTCATACGGGTGCTTTATCATCTGCAGAAACAGTACGGATTTGAAACAGAGGAACTGGCGGTTGACAGAGACTCCCTGGAACCGAATATGGAGAAAATCAGGTATCAGTTTCTGCGGAAACCGCCTGCGGCGCTGATTATGAATCATGTCAGCAATGTGACCGGAGCCATAATCCCCTGGCAGCATATTGCAGAACTGGCAGAGGAATATCAGCCCGTTGTAGTTGTGGACGGTTCCCAGGCCCTGGGTCTGGTGCCGGTGTGCCTGAAACATACGAATGCGGATTTTTATATTTTTGCAGGCCATAAGACATTGTACGGGCCTCTGGGAATCGGAGGTTATGTCAGTAACAGGAGAAAAAAGCTGAAACAGATTTTATTCGGCGGGACGGGAAGCGATTCTCTCAATCCGGAAGTCAGCCCGGAAGATGTGAGAGGATACGAACCGGGAAGCATGAATATCACAGCCATTGCAGGCCTTAAGGCAGCCGTAGAAGAAGCTGTCTGTCCGAACCCAGGAGAAAGGCTGAGAGAAGAGCAGAGGCTGCGGGACTATCTGCTGGAGAATCTGAGCCGGATACCGGAAATCATATTGTATCCCCCTGTCCATTCGGAATCTGCGGGGATTCTGTCTCTGAATATAGAAGGATATCAGGCCGAAGAAGTGGGGATTCTGCTGGACCGGGAATATGGGATTGCAGTGCGGACAGGGTATCACTGTGCGCCTCTGATACATAAATATCTGAGAGATAAGGAATACGGCGGTACGGTACGGGTAAGCCTGGGGCGTTTTACCGGAGAGAAGGAACTGGATTTGTTTGTTGAGGCCCTGGAGGAGATTGCGGCAGGCTGA